In Xiphophorus maculatus strain JP 163 A chromosome 15, X_maculatus-5.0-male, whole genome shotgun sequence, the following are encoded in one genomic region:
- the aldh8a1 gene encoding aldehyde dehydrogenase family 8 member A1 has product MPKSSAPRSYLVLENYIGGKFVSCGNHIDSYDPSTGEVYCKVPDSGKEEVDAAVAAAKEAFPDWSARSPQQRGEILNKLADLIEANMEDLIQAESKDQGKTVTFARTVDIPRSAYNFRFFASSVLHHTTDCSQMDHMGCLNYTVRCPVGVAGLISPWNLPLYLLTWKIAPAIATGNTVVAKPSEMTSVTAWMMCKLLEEAGVPPGVVNVVFGTGQRAGDALVGHPDVPLISFTGSTATAQRITERSAPYCKKLSLELGGKNPAIIFADADLEQCIETTVRSSFSNQGEICLCTSRIYVERSIYSEFLEKFVAAARKWKTGAPSDPSNNNGALISKEHLQKVRSFVALAKSEGAIIHCGEGVDHLDLPEANKSGYFMPPTVISGIPDSSRVMQEEIFGPVTCVCPFDTEDEAVTRGNGVRYGLSATVWSRDVGRVHRLAQKLQAGLVWTNCWLVRDLNLPFGGMKHSGVGREGGKDSYHFFTEVKSITIKH; this is encoded by the exons ATGCCAAAAAGCTCGGCACCGCGCTCTTATTTGGTTCTGGAGAACTACATTGGAGGAAAGTTTGTGTCTTGTGGAAATCATATTGACTCCTATGACCCTTCCACCGGTGAGGTCTACTGCAAAGTGCCAGACAGCGGCAAAGAAGAG GTAGATGCGGCAGTGGCAGCAGCTAAAGAAGCCTTCCCTGATTGGTCAGCTCGTAGTCCACAGCAGCGAGGAGAAATCCTCAACAAGCTTGCCGATCTAATTGAAGCCAACATGGAGGATCTCATTCAAGCCGAGTCAAAGGACCAAG gtaaaactgtgacatttgctCGGACTGTGGACATACCTAGGTCTGCGTACAACTTTCGCTTCTTTGCATCGTCTGTGCTCCACCACACCACCGACTGCAGCCAGATGGACCACATGGGCTGCCTGAACTACACAGTACGCTGCCCAGTTGGAGTTG CTGGCTTGATCAGTCCCTGGAACCTCCCTCTGTACCTCCTGACGTGGAAAATTGCCCCGGCAATCGCCACGGGCAACACAGTAGTGGCCAAACCGAGCGAGATGACCTCTGTGACTGCGTGGATGATGTGCAAGCTATTGGAGGAAGCTG GCGTCCCTCCAGGTGTGGTCAACGTCGTGTTTGGCACTGGTCAGAGAGCAGGAGACGCCCTTGTTGGCCACCCAGATGTCCCGCTGATCTCTTTCACCGGCTCCACTGCAACTGCTCAACGCATCACCGAGCGGAGCGCCCCCTACTGTAAAAAGCTCTCCCTGgagttgggggggaaaaaccCAGCTATTATTTTTGCTGATGCAGACCTGGAGCAGTGCATCGAGACAACCGTTCGCTCCAGCTTTTCCAATCAG GGAGAAATTTGCTTGTGCACTAGTAGAATTTATGTAGAGAGGAGCATTTACTCTGAATTTCTGGAGAAATTTGTAGCTGCAGCTAGGAAGTGGAAGACTGGAGCTCCATCTGACCCAAGCAACAACAACGGAGCTCTCATCAGCAAAGAGCACCTACAGAAG GTTCGCAGCTTTGTGGCACTTGCCAAATCAGAAGGAGCTATAATCCACTGTGGTGAAGGAGTTGACCACCTAGACCTTCCTGAAGCCAACAAGTCTGGCTACTTTATGCCTCCTACGGTCATCTCGGGCATCCCTGACAGCTCCCGGGTCATGCAGGAGGAGATCTTCGGCCCTGTCACTTGTGTTTGCCCCTTTGACACAGAAGATGAGGCTGTTACTAGGGGAAACGGAGTCCGCTATGGCCTGTCAGCCACTGTGTGGTCCAGGGATGTGGGAAGAGTTCACCGTTTGGCCCAGAAGCTTCAAGCTGGGTTAGTGTGGACCAACTGCTGGTTGGTGAGAGATCTGAATCTGCCGTTTGGAGGAATGAAGCACTCTGGTGTGGgcagggagggagggaaagaTTCCTATCACTTCTTCACTGAGGTGAAAAGCATTACTATCAAACACTAA